One window from the genome of bacterium BMS3Abin08 encodes:
- the bamA_2 gene encoding outer membrane protein assembly factor BamA precursor, translating into MKRKIPAYKSAVICSIIYMICLFLIPGKGEADDFMVKRILIEGLHSCSNEELITLMGLHPGTLSRDLISRGIKRAFRKGLFDDLIVKFDTGILTVDVKERVFIDDVTVKGNSYLSDSEIKARLPFRVNDIVRYDQIELARKQLKEYYRLRGFPSAEVDVIFKKGGKKNRVHIVVEISEGTPERIQAIEIKGYSRWIRTSMSLDVGDIYDQERVRKELRRLTSYLKSKGFFNPSVGPYTYRDGVLTISISTGKRLKVDFVGNDHISRSRLMEVLPFDGAEAIGTDLVEEASANIISTYHREGFPFAQVAPVLKEAGKTIDLTFFIYEGKRYEIGTISFKGLSMPAKKIKEALALKEGDVFNPDALDSDKERLIELYRALGFLDARVVDTDVKFDEDKGLVNIALTVREGERSLIGKIILRGNTVFNDGQIKRIMQINVGDPYNTVDIVDAKRRVVNFYKEHGYLQVRIEITSEREGESVTLNLNILEGKRAYFGKTIIKGNFVTRSIVVMRELNYKEGDPLNFTLLPELSKRLYQTGLFRDINISLIKGEDDRFDVLIDLEEARPGIFEFGFGYGEYEKLRGFMSISYRNLWGMNRRLNLRAELSALKQRYTLGYREPYLYLRGSPLRFNAFIQGEYRKEKNIDTGKLRYIVRKYSAEASIVRNLSKRLKGELSYNYSIVKTFDIRPDVVLSREDTGTLAISSITPGILYDQRDNPFDPHNGFLLGSSLKVASSYLLGETDFVKLNLQGSFFRTVYKGVVLALSLKGGFAQGYGDTRELPVVERYFLGGRNSVRGFPQDELGPKGTDGTPTGGNAFLLTNIELRTSLGKGIGLVFFFDSGNVWRTIDDIDLSMRYTAGLGLRYSTPIGPIRIDYGYKLDRREGESSGEIHFSIGQAF; encoded by the coding sequence ATGAAAAGAAAGATACCGGCATACAAGAGCGCCGTCATATGCTCAATCATATATATGATCTGCCTGTTCCTTATCCCGGGCAAAGGTGAGGCGGATGATTTCATGGTGAAGAGGATATTGATCGAGGGATTGCATTCATGCAGCAATGAGGAGTTAATCACTTTAATGGGGCTGCATCCGGGAACCCTGAGCAGGGACCTGATATCAAGGGGGATAAAACGGGCCTTCAGAAAAGGGCTCTTTGATGATCTTATAGTTAAATTCGACACAGGAATCCTTACCGTAGATGTCAAGGAACGTGTCTTTATTGATGATGTTACCGTTAAGGGGAATTCATATCTTTCTGATTCCGAGATCAAGGCGAGGTTGCCCTTCAGGGTTAACGACATTGTGAGGTACGATCAGATCGAGCTGGCGAGGAAACAACTGAAGGAATACTATAGACTCAGAGGGTTCCCTTCCGCAGAGGTTGATGTTATCTTTAAAAAAGGGGGAAAGAAAAACCGTGTGCATATTGTTGTTGAAATCTCGGAAGGGACGCCTGAGAGAATACAGGCCATAGAGATTAAGGGCTACAGCAGGTGGATAAGGACAAGCATGAGTTTGGATGTCGGCGATATATATGATCAGGAAAGGGTAAGGAAGGAACTAAGAAGGCTTACATCCTATCTGAAGTCTAAGGGTTTTTTCAATCCGTCGGTAGGTCCTTATACATATAGAGACGGTGTTCTTACTATTTCCATTTCCACCGGTAAGAGATTAAAGGTGGATTTCGTTGGTAACGACCATATATCCCGAAGCAGACTTATGGAGGTATTACCCTTCGACGGTGCAGAGGCTATAGGAACCGACCTTGTTGAAGAGGCGTCAGCGAATATCATCTCAACCTATCACAGGGAAGGCTTTCCATTTGCTCAGGTTGCCCCTGTTTTAAAAGAGGCCGGTAAAACAATCGATCTGACATTTTTTATTTATGAGGGAAAGAGATACGAAATCGGGACTATTTCCTTCAAGGGACTTTCAATGCCGGCTAAAAAAATAAAAGAGGCACTGGCCCTGAAGGAGGGTGATGTCTTTAATCCGGATGCTCTCGATTCAGATAAAGAAAGGCTGATCGAGTTGTACAGGGCATTGGGATTCCTGGATGCAAGGGTTGTTGATACGGATGTGAAGTTTGATGAAGACAAAGGGCTTGTGAACATAGCATTGACGGTAAGGGAGGGAGAAAGAAGCCTGATTGGAAAGATCATTTTAAGAGGTAACACCGTTTTCAATGATGGGCAGATCAAGAGGATTATGCAAATTAACGTTGGAGATCCTTACAATACCGTCGACATTGTTGATGCCAAGCGAAGAGTTGTTAACTTTTACAAGGAACACGGTTATCTTCAGGTCCGGATCGAAATTACCTCCGAACGGGAGGGAGAATCCGTTACCCTCAATCTGAATATTCTGGAAGGGAAACGGGCATATTTCGGGAAGACCATCATAAAGGGTAACTTTGTTACCAGATCCATTGTGGTTATGCGGGAATTGAACTATAAGGAGGGAGACCCCCTGAACTTCACACTGCTGCCGGAACTTTCAAAGAGGCTGTACCAGACGGGTCTTTTCAGGGATATAAACATCTCCCTGATAAAAGGAGAGGACGACAGGTTTGATGTTTTGATAGACCTCGAAGAGGCCAGGCCGGGCATATTTGAGTTTGGTTTTGGTTACGGGGAATATGAGAAGTTGAGAGGGTTTATGAGTATCAGTTACAGGAACCTCTGGGGTATGAACCGGAGATTGAATCTGAGAGCGGAACTCAGCGCTTTAAAGCAGAGGTATACCCTTGGTTACAGGGAGCCCTATCTCTATCTGAGAGGGAGCCCTTTGCGGTTTAACGCATTTATACAGGGTGAGTACAGAAAGGAAAAGAACATCGATACGGGTAAGCTCCGTTATATAGTGAGGAAGTACTCAGCCGAGGCCTCAATTGTCCGGAATCTAAGCAAACGTCTTAAGGGAGAACTCTCATATAACTATTCCATTGTAAAAACCTTTGATATCAGGCCCGATGTTGTGCTCTCACGGGAAGATACCGGGACTCTCGCTATAAGCAGCATCACTCCGGGCATCCTCTATGATCAGAGGGACAATCCATTTGATCCTCATAACGGCTTTCTTCTCGGATCTTCATTAAAGGTCGCAAGTAGTTACCTGTTAGGTGAAACTGACTTTGTCAAGCTCAACCTTCAGGGGAGTTTTTTCAGGACGGTTTATAAAGGAGTGGTGCTTGCGTTATCTTTGAAGGGCGGTTTTGCACAGGGGTACGGAGATACAAGAGAGCTTCCCGTTGTTGAGAGGTACTTCCTCGGAGGCAGAAACAGCGTGCGGGGGTTCCCACAGGACGAACTCGGGCCCAAAGGAACCGACGGTACCCCTACAGGTGGTAACGCTTTTCTGTTGACGAATATTGAATTGAGGACATCTCTCGGAAAAGGCATCGGTCTTGTGTTTTTCTTTGATTCAGGAAATGTATGGAGGACAATAGATGACATTGATCTCAGCATGAGATATACGGCAGGCCTGGGCCTGCGCTACAGTACCCCGATTGGACCAATAAGGATTGATTACGGTTATAAGCTTGACAGAAGGGAAGGAGAGAGTTCAGGGGAGATACACTTCAGTATAGGTCAAGCATTTTAA
- the surA_1 gene encoding chaperone SurA, with protein MNEFSTRDNQLPGKGVFLLSALICILLAGVGFFRPPDISAEIVDRVVAFINNEAITQSEFRDYLRDVKKVTPDITETEAIETLINKKLILMQARKLRIKGASDDEVIRKYISIKIRAFVKVTEDDTRTFYEQNLKRFRGVSFQQIKDEIERLLIERRVNRALKKYIEELRRKAYIRVNLRGL; from the coding sequence ATGAACGAATTTTCAACAAGGGATAATCAATTGCCGGGTAAAGGGGTCTTCCTCCTGTCCGCCCTCATATGTATCCTGCTTGCAGGTGTCGGTTTCTTCAGGCCTCCCGACATCTCTGCCGAGATAGTTGACAGGGTTGTTGCTTTTATTAACAATGAGGCCATTACACAGTCGGAATTCAGGGATTATTTAAGAGACGTCAAGAAGGTAACGCCTGATATAACGGAGACAGAGGCTATTGAGACATTGATTAACAAGAAACTGATACTGATGCAGGCACGGAAGCTGAGGATAAAAGGTGCATCCGATGACGAGGTGATCCGGAAATATATCAGTATCAAGATCAGGGCCTTTGTTAAGGTGACGGAGGATGATACAAGGACGTTTTATGAGCAAAACCTGAAAAGATTCAGGGGAGTGTCTTTCCAGCAAATAAAGGATGAAATTGAAAGGCTGCTTATAGAGAGGAGAGTCAACAGGGCTTTAAAAAAATACATTGAGGAGCTGAGGCGGAAGGCATATATCAGGGTAAATCTCAGAGGGCTTTGA
- the argA gene encoding amino-acid acetyltransferase: protein MKIKRATISDARKIHSLINSLAKRELMLPRALNEIFENLRDHYICEDDGKIVGVCAMHILWEDLAEIRSLAVSNDRQRQGIGRKLVKKCLAEAKKLGIEKIFVLTYTPEFFRSLGFTETDKNRLPQKIWGDCLRCHKFPECDETALIKAL from the coding sequence TTGAAAATTAAGAGAGCCACCATATCGGATGCCCGCAAGATACACTCACTGATCAACTCCCTTGCCAAAAGAGAGTTGATGTTACCCAGGGCCTTGAATGAGATATTTGAGAATCTCAGAGATCACTATATCTGCGAGGATGACGGCAAGATAGTCGGTGTCTGTGCAATGCATATACTCTGGGAAGACCTTGCTGAAATCAGGTCCCTTGCGGTCAGCAATGACAGGCAGAGGCAGGGGATAGGTCGAAAGCTTGTAAAAAAATGCCTTGCCGAAGCAAAAAAACTCGGCATAGAGAAAATATTTGTTTTAACCTACACCCCGGAATTCTTCAGATCCCTCGGGTTTACTGAAACAGATAAAAACCGTTTACCACAAAAAATCTGGGGCGACTGTCTAAGATGCCACAAATTTCCTGAATGCGATGAAACGGCTTTGATCAAAGCCCTCTGA
- the porC gene encoding pyruvate synthase subunit PorC, which yields MNSKIIIAGSGGQGVLLLGKLIAYAAMLSGRYVTWFPSYGAEMRGGTANCTVVISDEDIGSPVVKTPDILVVFNCPSFERFIPRLKRGGQVFYDSSLVSARICSNGRFEESLRNFQVVSVNATTEAVSLGSARFTNMVMFGAFIKKSGLMNHVNTRDLLRKVLPKRHHSHIEKNLEAIERGIGSIEN from the coding sequence ATGAACAGTAAAATTATTATAGCCGGCTCGGGCGGGCAGGGGGTGCTCCTGCTCGGCAAGCTGATTGCATATGCTGCCATGCTCTCCGGCAGATATGTAACATGGTTTCCATCCTATGGCGCGGAGATGCGCGGTGGAACGGCAAACTGCACCGTCGTGATTTCCGATGAAGATATCGGCTCCCCTGTTGTAAAGACTCCCGATATACTCGTTGTCTTTAATTGTCCGTCCTTTGAGCGGTTCATTCCCCGGTTAAAGAGGGGAGGCCAGGTTTTTTATGACTCCTCACTCGTGTCAGCCAGGATTTGCAGTAACGGAAGATTTGAGGAAAGCCTCCGGAACTTTCAGGTCGTGAGTGTGAATGCAACCACTGAAGCTGTGAGCCTTGGGTCAGCACGATTTACAAATATGGTGATGTTCGGGGCTTTTATTAAAAAGTCCGGTCTTATGAACCATGTAAATACCCGGGATTTGCTCAGAAAAGTTCTCCCTAAGCGTCATCACTCACACATAGAAAAGAACCTTGAAGCTATAGAGAGAGGTATTGGATCCATTGAAAATTAA